CGTTTAAAAGGGCTGGACAACAATTCCATCACCGGCCGGTAGATCCCAAAAATTACGCAGAGCACACCGCCAGAGATTCCAGGAAGCACCGCTCCCAGGCCGATCAGCGCCCCCTGGAGAAGGCGGATCAGGAAGAAGGCTCTTGGCTGACTATCCGTTTTTTTCTGTTCTATCATTAAAATCAATCTCCTTTTCTTTCTGGAAGAATACAAAGTCTTTCATAAAATATCATCAATCTTTTGTCTCTGTCAACCGCTTTTTCTTTCTGACCCTATTTCTTAACTTCCTCTTAACAAGAATCCGAAGATTGTATCTTTCCTTTTTTTATTGTATAATGTCTGTACTTATTTATAGGAGTGAATTGTTTTGAAAGCATTTTTTGCACAACAGGAACCCCGCCCCTTCCAGGGCTACCTGCTGGCCGGCCTGATCGCCGTAGAACTGCTGATGTCTTTTTCCTTCCTGGGCTATATTCATATCCGGCCGATCTCTGTTACATTTGCATATATCCCCGTTCTTCTGGCCGGCTGTCTGATCGGCCCAAAGGCCTCTGTTCTCCTGGGACTTGTATTCGGTCTGGCAAGTATGTGGAAGGCTTCTGCCCCTTACGTGGCGGAGGGAGACCGCATTTTCTCCCCCTTTCTCAGCCAGAAGCCTCTGGAAAGCATTCTCCTGAGTGTCGGAAGTAGAGTTTTATTCGGATTTCTTATAGGAATCCTCTTTTTGCTTGCACGAAAAGCCCGCAGACAGCTTCTCTTTATCGTGATGATCGCGCTGGCAGGAAGATGTCTGCATTCATTTCTCGTATATTCCGCAATGGGGATCCTGTTTCCGGAAGCCGGTTTCCATGCCGCTGACACCTTATCTGACCTGGGATCTCCCAACAGTCTGTTGACTTCTGTTCTGACCGCCATTGTGGTGATCCTTAGTTTTCACGCTCTGAATACCGATGCGTTCCATCGATTTGAAGAAAATCTGCTGGCCTCGCAAGAGTCCAGGCTGATGGAGCCAAAGCGGGTTTCCCCTTCCATATATATTATCCTGATTTCTCTGATATCCGCAAGCGCGATTGCCTTTTATTTTGTTCAGCGCATGAATTTTGTCCTGAACACCAGCGGCTACGATCTGGACAAAACAACCCGCTACAACCTGTTCCACCTGCAGATCCAGTTCCTGCTGGGCCTGCTCGCCCTTGCCTTTTTGATGTCGTTATTCCTTTTCCTGGTCTACAGGCACACAGCCCACATGCGCTATGAAGCCAAGATGGATTCCCTTACGCAGATAGCCAACCGCAACGGATTTTTCTCCCTCTGCCAGCAGGCCTTGAGCGAATTATCTCTCCCTCAGGAGACCGCGGAATATTTTATGATCCTGGATGTGGATCATTTCAAACAGATCAACGACACCTTCGGTCATCCCCAGGGCGACAAAGTTCTCTGCGATGTGGCCCGGATCCTCAGAGAAATTTTTACCGGGAAAGCAGTTTTTGGGCGCCTGGGCGGAGATGAATTCGCCGTTCTGGTGTCTTCTCCCGTCACAGCAGAAGAACTGAAGGAAATTCTGAACGCCTTTCAGGCAAAGGTTCATAGCATCCCCTGCGCGGACCATCGGGTCTCCTGCAGCATTGGCGCCGTACCCATCGCTCCCCATCAGGACATTGATCTGCTCTATCACAGGGCCGATCACTGCCTGTATCTGGCCAAAAGCAGGGGCCGGGATCAGTTCTATATCTCGGACTCCCTTTTTACTTAATTCCTTCTTAAGATTTTTTCGATTTCTTTTAGGATCTGATCACATTTTGGTCACATTTCTTCTTTATACTGTAGGACAGATAGTTGAACAGCACATCAACTATCTCCCCCCTCATTAAGTAAAGCCTCTGGAATGCAAATTCCGGAGGCGGCGCTTTTACTCTCATTCCTTTTAGATAACAACGACAACGGATCCCGCGGACAAAAAGTCCGCGGGATTTCGCTTTAATTGTGTAAAATCTATAGCCATACACGCCTGCATGTGGTATGATGTTTGTGAATTTTATTTTTACGATATGAGGAGGAGATACCAATGAAATATTGTACAAAATGTGGCGCATCCTGCACTGACAACGCTCAATTCTGCCCAGAGTGCGGAAGCCCGCTTCCCCAGGGCGCTCCTACACCCAACGCTGCCGGCGGCCAGGCAGGCGGACAGGGACAATACAATTATGGCAACGCCCAGAACTACCAGGCACAGCCCGGCGGACCTGGCTATCAGAATCAGGGGTCTTCCAACTTCGGGATCACACCCAGAAGCATCCCGGTAGCCATCATTCTTACCATCGTTACCTGCGGAATCTACGGACTCTACTGGCTGATCAAACTTAACGACGAAGTTAATCAGCTCTCCGGAGAGTACCAGGCTACCAGCGGCGGCATGGTTCTTGTATTTACCATCATCACCTGCGGGATCTACGGCTGGTACTGGCTGTACAAGATGGGCGACCGCTGCGACAGGATCAAGGGAATGAACGGAAGCTCCGGCATCCTGTATCTGATCCTTGGCATCTTTGGACTGAGCATTGTAAGCTACTGCCTGATCCAGGATACCATCAACAAAGCCATCGGCGCATAAAAAAAGTCATGAAGAAGACCAGGGAAGATTTTCTCTCCCTGGTCTTTTTATGCTCGGATCTCTTTCTTACATCTCCTGGATCCGCCGGATCGCCGCCTTTGTATTCTCATGGCTTCCAAAAGCGGTCAGCCGGAAGTATCCTTCTCCGCTGGGGCCGAATCCGGATCCCGGCGTTCCTACCACTCCCGCATGCTCCAGCAGATAATCGAAGAACTCCCAGGAGCTCATCCCCTTAGGCGTCTCCAGCCAGATATAGGGAGCGTTTACGCCGCCGGACACGTTATAGCCCGCGCTTTTCAGCCCTTCGTAAATGGTTTTCGCATTTCTCATATAGTAGGCCACCTGTTCTTTCAGCTGTGCCTTTCCGGCTTCCGAGTAAACCGCCTCCCCGGCCCGCTGTACGATATAGGGCGCCCCGTTGTACTTGGTCCCGTGACGTCTGGCCCACAGAGAGTGAAGCATCACATCCCCGCTCTTCAGATCCTTGGGAACTACCGTGGCTCCCAGCCTTACCCCGGTGAATCCGGCATTCTTGGAGAAGCTGCGAAGCTCAATAGCACAGGTTCTGGCCCCCTGGCACTCATAGATGGTGTGAGGCACGTCCGCCTCTGAGATATAAGCTTCATAGGCTGCGTCATAGATAATCACAGCGCCCACCTTATTGGCATAATCCACCCATTCCTGAAGCTGGTCCCTCGTGATCGTAGAACCGGTCGGATTATTGGGGAAGCAAAGATAGATGATGTCCGGCGTCTCCCTGGGCAACTCCGGCGCAAAACCAGTCTCCTTTGTGCAGGGCATATAGATCACATCGCTCCAGGTCTCGGTCTTCGGATCATAGTCCCCTGCCCGGCCCGCCATCACATTGGTGTCCACATAGACCGGATATACCGGGTCACACACTGCGATCTTATTATCCCTTGCGAAGATCTCCTGGATATTCCCGGAATCACACTTCGCCCCGTCGGAGATAAAGATCTCATCCGCCCGGATATCACAGCCTCTGTCCTGATAATCGTTTTTCGCCATGGCGCTTCTTAAGAATTCATATCCCAGATCCGGCGCGTAGCCGTGGAAGGTCTCTGCGTGGGCCATCTCATCCACCGCCTTATGGAGACTCTCGATGATGGCCGGCGCCAGAGGCTGGGTCACATCCCCGATCCCGAGACGGATGATCCCCTTATCCGGATTTGCCTCCTGATAAGCGGCCACCTTCCTGCCGATGGTAGAAAACAGATAACTTCCCGGAAGTTTCAAATAATCCTGATTTACTTTAAACATATCCTTCTCTCCTTCTCTACTGATTTCTGCCCGGAACGTCCAGATGCTCCAGGTCGATCTCTCCTTCAAATACCGTGCGGGCCGGCCCTGTCATATAAACGCTGCCGCCTTTGCCGTCCCACTGGATCTTAAGGTCTCCGCCCAGCAGGCGTACTGTTACCTGATGATCCGTCAGGCCGTTCACCATAGACGCCACCGCCACGGCGCAGGCGCCGGTGCCGCAGGCCAGGGTCTCCCCGGAGCCACGCTCCCACACCCGCATCTCCACCGTCTGCCGGTCCAGTACCCGGGCGAACTCTGTATTCACCCGGTTGGGGAACCGGGGATGCGTCTCAAAGCAGGGACCGATCTTCTCAATGACAAGCCCCTGTACATCCTCTATATACAACACTGCATGGGGGTTCCCCATGGAGACTTCCGTGATACGGTACTCCCGGCCATTTACCTCTATCGGGCTGTCTATTGCGGACACTACAGGCGCTCCCATATCCACTTTGATCTCCCGTGCCTTTCCGTCCTGAGGGAATATCTCCAGATGTTTGATCCCTGCCAGGGTCTCTACCGTGATATCAGTCTTTTCAGTCAGGCCATAGTCATAGACGTATTTGCCCACACAGCGGATCCCGTTCCCGCACATCTCCCCCCGAGAGCCGTCCGCATTGTACATGCGCATCTCAAAATCCGCCGCTTTGGAAGGACAGATCAGGATCAGGCCGTCGGACCCCACTCCAAAATGACGGTCGCTGACCAGCCTTGCGGTCTCCTCCGGATCCGGCACCATCTCCTCCAGACAGTTGACATAGACATAATCATTTCCCAAACCTTGCATTTTCGTAAATTTCATACCATTCTCCTCATAAAAATGGGCGTTCTCATTCCCCGATGAAAACGCCCTTGTTCTCGTACTTATCCTGTGCTTATTCTTCTTCGTCCAGCCAGTACTCGTCGTCCAGCTGATTATAGGTGTTGCCGTTGTTGTTCCCGCAGGCGATCCCCTTCTTCACCGGAGACAGAAGGAATCCCTTCACGATCCCCAGCAGCAGGCAGCAGACGATCACCAGGATCTTCTCCGCCGGCGTCCAGTCTCTCTCGAAAAACTCTTTGATGCCTTCCCAGATTGCTCTCATAGCCGTACCTCCTTATTGATTTTTATACTCACCACGATTTTCTACTTTCTCATTATATTCTATTTCCCCGGAAAAAGAAAGGGGAAATGTGATTGAAAATCAGAGTGCGCTCTGTTAAAATAAGGATATTCCATTACTACGAAAGGAGACACGATCATGAGTCTTGCAATCCCTATCGAAACCAGCGCCCGCCACATCCATCTGTGTGAAGAAGACTTCCACACCCTCTTTGGCGAAGGCGGGGGACTTACCTACAAGGCAGACTTAAGCCAGCCGGGCCAGTATGTCTGCGAAGAACGGCTGACCATCCAGGGACCCAAAGGCCGCTTTGAAAATGTAGCCGTCCTTGGCCCCTTCCGAAAGGAGACTCAGATCGAGATCTCCATGACAGACTCCCGGAAAATGGGTATCCCCGGCATGATCCGCCAGTCCGGCGACACAGAAGGCACTCCGGGATGCACTCTTATCGGTTCTGCGGGAAGCCTGGAACTGGACCACGGCGTCATCGTGGCCAAACGGCACATCCATATGACTCCTGTCCAGGCCATCCAGCTGAACGTCAAGGACAACGACGACGTCTTTGTGATCATGGAGAGCTATGAACGCTCTCTCATCTTCGCCGACGTGGTCGTCCGCGTAGATCCCAACTTCGCCCTTGCCATGCATGTGGACACCGACGAGGCCAATGCCTTTGCCAATGAGAATCAGCCCACCGGCGTCATCCTCAAGCTGTTCGGCGGCCGCACCTACAACCTGCAGAAATGGGCGGAAGAGCTGCAAAGCGGCATCCACCGCCTGTAATCGTCTAAAGCTTCGCGGTCAGGGTCTTGGCCGTAACGCCTTCCACCATCCCCAGCTTCCCGGAGAGGGAGCTGGCGGCCTCCTGGGGCGCGTCGATCACCACACTGATGATGGAGATCCCCCGCTGCCGGTAGGGAAGGCCCATCCGTCCCACAATATACTGGCGGTATTCATGGAGCAGGTCGTTGACCGCTCCCGCCGCTTCTTCATCTTTCACAATGATACTGATCACTGAAACTCTGTTCTCCATTCTGTATCCAACCTCCGTTACAGCGTCTCCATGATCTGTCCCGCAAATCTCTCAAGATCCCCGGCGCGCTCCGGCTTCAGGGCGGATTTCAGGGACAGCTGTTCCTCCAGCACCAGCATTTCCTTCATTTCCTCCAGCCGCTTTAAGATCTGCTTCCCGGAAGCAGCGGCCCAGGTTCCGTTCTCCATCAGGGCCACCGTGCGCTTCTGAACGGACAGGGCCTTCATATCTGTCAGGAGATTCTCCATGGGCGGGTAGATCCCTCCGTTATACGTAGGACACGCGATCACCAGATGACTGGCCCGGAAGATCTCTCCGATCAGATCGGATACATGGGTTCTGGACACATCGTAAACTGCGATATTTCTCGCTCCTTTCTCCGCCAGCGCGCAGGCAAGGGCGTTCACCGCCTGCTCTGTATGGCCGTAGATCGAACCGTAGAGGACTACCACTGCCTTCTCCTCCGGCTCATACCGGCTCCATTTGTCATACTTGTCGATAAACCAGCCAAGATCCGTCCTCCAGATGGGACCGTGAAGGGGGCAGATCATCTGGATGTCCAGACCGGCCGCCTTCTTAAGGAGCCCCTGCACCTGCATTCCGTATTTCCCCACGATATTGGCATAGTATCTTCTGGCGTCCGCCAGGTACTCTCTCTCGAAATCCACCTCGTCATTGAAAATGGTGCCGTTCAGCGCGCCAAAAGTTCCGAACGCGTCGGCGGAGAAGAGAATCTTCTCCTTCTCATCATAGGACACCAGAACTTCCGGCCAGTGGACCATCGGCGCCGCCACGAAATGGAAGGTATGGCTTCCGGTAGAAAGGGTATCCCCCTCCTTCACCTCCATGGAGCGGCCGGAAAGATCCAGATCGAAGAACTGGCCGATCATCTGCAGGGCCTTGGCGCTTGCCACCACCTGGATCTCTGGATACTTTTCCAGAAGAAGCTTGATATTGGCCGCATGGTCCGGCTCCATGTGATGGACCACCAGATAATCAATGGAGCGGCCCGCAAGCCCTGCCTCCAGATTCTCAAAGAACTGTTCCGTGGCGGAAGCGTCCACCGTGTCCATCAGTGTTACCTTCTCATCCAGGATGAGATAGGAATTATAGGATACGCCCTTCGGTACCGGGAATAAATTCTCAAACAATGTGATCCGCCTGTCGTTGCAGCCGACCCACAGGATGTCTTCCGTTACTTTTCTTATGCTCTGCATTTGTTGTTCCTCCTTACCAATTTATGTCAAGTTCCACGGGACAGTGGTCCGATCCCATCACCTGGGTCAGGATCCTTGCGTCCTCCAGCTTTTCCTTAAGACAGTCGGATACGCAGAAGTAGTCGATCCGCCACCCTGCGTTCTTCTCCCTTGCCTTGAACCGATAGGACCACCAGGAATAGATCCCCTCCTGGTCCGGGTAGAAATACCGGAAGGTATCCACGAATCCAGCCTCCAGAAGATGGGAGAACTTCTCCCGCTCCTCTTCGGTGAATCCGGCGTTCTTCCGATTGGTCTTAGGGTTCTTAAGGTCGATCTCCCTGTGGGCCACATTCAGGTCCCCGCAGAAGATCACCGGCTTTGTCTCCTCCAGCTTCTTCAGATAGGAGAGGAACGCTTCCTCCCACTCCATCCGATAGGGAAGCCTTGCCAGTTCATTCTGGGAGTTAGGCGTATATACGGTTACAAAGTAAAACCCGTCATATTCCAGCGTGATCACCCGGCCCTCCCGGTCATGCTCCTCCTGCCCGATGCCAAGAGAGACGCTTAACGGCTCCTTCTTCGTGAACACCGCCGTCCCGGAATATCCCTTTTTCTCCGCGTAATTCCAGTACTGATGATACCCGGGCGTCTCCAGGTCGATCTGTCCTTCCTGCAGCTTGGTCTCCTGGACACAGAAGATATCCGCGTCCGCCTCCCGGAAGAAATCCAGGAACCCTTTCTGCACACAGGCCCGCAGGCCGTTCACGTTCCATGAGATAAACTTCATCTGATCTCCTCCCTGTTCTCTAGTAGTAGACCTTGCGCAGGAAAAGTCCTCTGGCCGGAGCCAGGAATCCCGCCAGGGACCGGTCTTCCGCCGCGATCACCACCGGCAGCATGTCCGCGTCCCGCTCGCCGGTTCCGATCTCCAGGAGAGTCCCTGTGAGGATCCGGACCATGTGGTACAAAAATCCGGTGCCATAGTAAGTGATCCGCACCTTCTCCCCGGAGCGGACGATCTTGATATTGGTGATCTTGCGCACCGGGTCCTTGCAGTCCTTGTCGTCGGTAAAGCTGGTAAAATTCTTGGGACCGATCAGGTATTTCACCGCGTCCCGCATGGCTTCAATATCCAGCTTCACCGGATAGTGATAACAGTATCTCCGGGAAAATACATCCGGCTTCTCCCGGCAGTCGATGTAGTATTCATATTTCTTTCCCTTGGCGCTCTTTCTGGCGTGAAAGCCGTTCTTCACCAGTTCCACCTTCACGATCCGGATATCTTCCGGAAGATACCGGTTCAGCGCGTCCTTGAATTCTTTGGGATC
This window of the Massilistercora timonensis genome carries:
- the xth gene encoding exodeoxyribonuclease III: MKFISWNVNGLRACVQKGFLDFFREADADIFCVQETKLQEGQIDLETPGYHQYWNYAEKKGYSGTAVFTKKEPLSVSLGIGQEEHDREGRVITLEYDGFYFVTVYTPNSQNELARLPYRMEWEEAFLSYLKKLEETKPVIFCGDLNVAHREIDLKNPKTNRKNAGFTEEEREKFSHLLEAGFVDTFRYFYPDQEGIYSWWSYRFKAREKNAGWRIDYFCVSDCLKEKLEDARILTQVMGSDHCPVELDINW
- a CDS encoding DUF4234 domain-containing protein; its protein translation is MKYCTKCGASCTDNAQFCPECGSPLPQGAPTPNAAGGQAGGQGQYNYGNAQNYQAQPGGPGYQNQGSSNFGITPRSIPVAIILTIVTCGIYGLYWLIKLNDEVNQLSGEYQATSGGMVLVFTIITCGIYGWYWLYKMGDRCDRIKGMNGSSGILYLILGIFGLSIVSYCLIQDTINKAIGA
- the pduL gene encoding phosphate propanoyltransferase, with the protein product MSLAIPIETSARHIHLCEEDFHTLFGEGGGLTYKADLSQPGQYVCEERLTIQGPKGRFENVAVLGPFRKETQIEISMTDSRKMGIPGMIRQSGDTEGTPGCTLIGSAGSLELDHGVIVAKRHIHMTPVQAIQLNVKDNDDVFVIMESYERSLIFADVVVRVDPNFALAMHVDTDEANAFANENQPTGVILKLFGGRTYNLQKWAEELQSGIHRL
- the dapF gene encoding diaminopimelate epimerase, with the protein product MKFTKMQGLGNDYVYVNCLEEMVPDPEETARLVSDRHFGVGSDGLILICPSKAADFEMRMYNADGSRGEMCGNGIRCVGKYVYDYGLTEKTDITVETLAGIKHLEIFPQDGKAREIKVDMGAPVVSAIDSPIEVNGREYRITEVSMGNPHAVLYIEDVQGLVIEKIGPCFETHPRFPNRVNTEFARVLDRQTVEMRVWERGSGETLACGTGACAVAVASMVNGLTDHQVTVRLLGGDLKIQWDGKGGSVYMTGPARTVFEGEIDLEHLDVPGRNQ
- a CDS encoding ECF transporter S component, whose protein sequence is MKAFFAQQEPRPFQGYLLAGLIAVELLMSFSFLGYIHIRPISVTFAYIPVLLAGCLIGPKASVLLGLVFGLASMWKASAPYVAEGDRIFSPFLSQKPLESILLSVGSRVLFGFLIGILFLLARKARRQLLFIVMIALAGRCLHSFLVYSAMGILFPEAGFHAADTLSDLGSPNSLLTSVLTAIVVILSFHALNTDAFHRFEENLLASQESRLMEPKRVSPSIYIILISLISASAIAFYFVQRMNFVLNTSGYDLDKTTRYNLFHLQIQFLLGLLALAFLMSLFLFLVYRHTAHMRYEAKMDSLTQIANRNGFFSLCQQALSELSLPQETAEYFMILDVDHFKQINDTFGHPQGDKVLCDVARILREIFTGKAVFGRLGGDEFAVLVSSPVTAEELKEILNAFQAKVHSIPCADHRVSCSIGAVPIAPHQDIDLLYHRADHCLYLAKSRGRDQFYISDSLFT
- a CDS encoding TM1266 family iron-only hydrogenase system putative regulator, whose translation is MENRVSVISIIVKDEEAAGAVNDLLHEYRQYIVGRMGLPYRQRGISIISVVIDAPQEAASSLSGKLGMVEGVTAKTLTAKL
- the truA gene encoding tRNA pseudouridine(38-40) synthase TruA, translated to MRTYKLTISYDGSRYQGWQRQATTDNTIQFVLEWSIGKLVGYRVQVDGSGRTDAGVHARGQVASVKLSKLYDPKEFKDALNRYLPEDIRIVKVELVKNGFHARKSAKGKKYEYYIDCREKPDVFSRRYCYHYPVKLDIEAMRDAVKYLIGPKNFTSFTDDKDCKDPVRKITNIKIVRSGEKVRITYYGTGFLYHMVRILTGTLLEIGTGERDADMLPVVIAAEDRSLAGFLAPARGLFLRKVYY
- a CDS encoding FprA family A-type flavoprotein, with the protein product MQSIRKVTEDILWVGCNDRRITLFENLFPVPKGVSYNSYLILDEKVTLMDTVDASATEQFFENLEAGLAGRSIDYLVVHHMEPDHAANIKLLLEKYPEIQVVASAKALQMIGQFFDLDLSGRSMEVKEGDTLSTGSHTFHFVAAPMVHWPEVLVSYDEKEKILFSADAFGTFGALNGTIFNDEVDFEREYLADARRYYANIVGKYGMQVQGLLKKAAGLDIQMICPLHGPIWRTDLGWFIDKYDKWSRYEPEEKAVVVLYGSIYGHTEQAVNALACALAEKGARNIAVYDVSRTHVSDLIGEIFRASHLVIACPTYNGGIYPPMENLLTDMKALSVQKRTVALMENGTWAAASGKQILKRLEEMKEMLVLEEQLSLKSALKPERAGDLERFAGQIMETL
- a CDS encoding LL-diaminopimelate aminotransferase: MFKVNQDYLKLPGSYLFSTIGRKVAAYQEANPDKGIIRLGIGDVTQPLAPAIIESLHKAVDEMAHAETFHGYAPDLGYEFLRSAMAKNDYQDRGCDIRADEIFISDGAKCDSGNIQEIFARDNKIAVCDPVYPVYVDTNVMAGRAGDYDPKTETWSDVIYMPCTKETGFAPELPRETPDIIYLCFPNNPTGSTITRDQLQEWVDYANKVGAVIIYDAAYEAYISEADVPHTIYECQGARTCAIELRSFSKNAGFTGVRLGATVVPKDLKSGDVMLHSLWARRHGTKYNGAPYIVQRAGEAVYSEAGKAQLKEQVAYYMRNAKTIYEGLKSAGYNVSGGVNAPYIWLETPKGMSSWEFFDYLLEHAGVVGTPGSGFGPSGEGYFRLTAFGSHENTKAAIRRIQEM